A genomic region of Thermoflexus sp. contains the following coding sequences:
- a CDS encoding response regulator produces the protein MATGQPGEGRGRPPRVLIIEDNPNEAKALHDLLVWNGFEVVVAATARHGWSRLRSWRPDVVILDLGLPDADGLMVCRAMKADAQLRDIPVLILTGRTAIGELVEGLRIGAEDYVTKPYDPREVLARLHAQLRLGQRIASLKTYHLRWWNLLRSFIPSPIMQALQKAPHEIMGPARMQPLSVLAVSWSGLRERIQEAARPEGLPAGTLHQALNRHLSLFYESVQAEGGTPAPMGDGGTLAWFNAPIPCPDHPVRALRAALALRERIRRLHLELPPPLRLIPRFALHRGLALIGLLGGSTYRHYTPIGEVVETARRLAALAPEGEILLTPSFHEAIQGLLPVRPWTEAPAFVRMPLYLVVMRR, from the coding sequence ATGGCAACCGGACAGCCAGGGGAAGGCAGGGGACGCCCGCCTCGCGTGCTGATCATCGAGGATAATCCCAACGAGGCGAAGGCGCTTCACGACCTGCTGGTCTGGAACGGCTTTGAGGTGGTGGTTGCCGCGACAGCCCGCCACGGATGGAGCCGGCTTCGCTCCTGGCGCCCCGATGTGGTGATCCTCGACCTCGGCCTGCCGGATGCCGACGGGCTGATGGTATGCCGGGCGATGAAAGCGGATGCGCAGCTCCGCGACATCCCGGTGCTGATCCTCACCGGGCGGACGGCCATCGGAGAGCTGGTGGAGGGACTCCGGATCGGCGCGGAGGATTACGTGACCAAGCCCTACGATCCCCGCGAGGTCCTGGCCCGGCTCCACGCGCAGCTGCGCCTGGGGCAGCGCATCGCCTCGCTCAAGACCTACCACCTCCGCTGGTGGAACCTGTTGCGTTCCTTCATTCCTTCCCCGATCATGCAGGCTCTGCAAAAGGCCCCTCACGAGATCATGGGTCCGGCCCGAATGCAACCCCTCAGTGTCCTGGCCGTGTCATGGAGCGGGCTCCGGGAGCGAATTCAGGAAGCGGCTCGTCCGGAGGGACTTCCTGCAGGGACCCTTCATCAGGCGCTGAATCGACATCTCAGCCTCTTCTATGAGAGCGTTCAGGCGGAAGGTGGAACGCCTGCTCCGATGGGGGATGGGGGAACCCTGGCCTGGTTCAACGCGCCGATCCCCTGCCCGGATCACCCGGTTCGGGCCCTGCGGGCGGCCCTGGCCCTTCGGGAGCGAATCCGTCGGCTGCATCTGGAGCTTCCCCCGCCGCTGCGGCTGATCCCCCGTTTCGCACTTCACCGGGGGCTTGCGCTGATTGGACTGCTGGGGGGATCGACCTATCGGCATTACACGCCTATCGGCGAGGTCGTGGAAACTGCCCGGCGGCTGGCCGCCCTGGCCCCGGAAGGTGAAATCCTGCTCACGC